In Blastopirellula sediminis, the following proteins share a genomic window:
- the rho gene encoding transcription termination factor Rho yields MAKKRQARSRSGGGRRRGGQNDGQQQGGRSRRQGGGHRRASAPSSNVPRNNLEQEEFEPGEPIPLEPGYGLLEMHPNGYGFLRSPENNYARERTDPFVPGTMIEKYQLREGLMLRGMVQRFRRGQGPRLRELTDVDGMLPEKYAMTSPFDKLTPINPREHLKLEIEGGPLTNRVVDLLTPLGKGQRALVVAPPRTGKTMLIQNLSRGISANYPSVKLIVLLIDERPEEVTDMQRNINGEVIASSLDRDVESHVRLSQLVIERCKRLAEMGHDVFLLLDSITRLARAFNKWVGDSGGTMSGGVNIKALDIPKKLFATARAFEEGGSLTIVGTALIDTGSRMDELIFQEFKGTGNMELVLDRKLADRRVWPAIDISQSGTRREELLLDEGTLGAVVALRRTLTSMHHIEAMEQLTRQLSKYKNNLEFVSLIAGTRNGH; encoded by the coding sequence ATGGCGAAAAAGAGGCAGGCCCGCTCTCGCTCTGGCGGCGGGCGGCGTCGAGGAGGCCAAAACGACGGACAACAACAAGGCGGACGTTCGCGTCGCCAAGGTGGAGGACACCGTCGCGCTTCTGCTCCCAGTTCCAATGTTCCTCGCAATAACCTGGAACAGGAAGAATTTGAACCGGGCGAACCGATTCCGTTGGAACCGGGCTATGGCTTGCTCGAAATGCATCCCAACGGCTACGGCTTCCTCCGCAGCCCAGAAAACAATTACGCTCGTGAGCGTACCGATCCATTCGTCCCCGGCACGATGATCGAGAAATACCAGCTTCGCGAAGGTCTGATGCTTCGCGGCATGGTGCAGCGATTCCGCCGCGGACAAGGCCCGCGTTTGCGTGAACTGACCGACGTCGACGGCATGCTTCCTGAAAAGTATGCGATGACCAGTCCGTTCGACAAGCTGACGCCGATCAATCCCCGCGAGCATCTGAAGCTCGAAATCGAAGGGGGCCCGCTCACCAATCGCGTCGTCGATCTGCTGACGCCGCTCGGCAAGGGGCAACGCGCCCTGGTCGTCGCTCCGCCGCGTACCGGCAAGACGATGCTGATCCAGAATCTGAGCCGCGGCATCTCGGCGAACTATCCGAGCGTCAAGTTGATCGTGTTGTTGATCGACGAACGTCCGGAAGAAGTGACCGACATGCAGCGGAACATCAACGGCGAAGTGATCGCCAGCAGCTTGGACCGCGACGTCGAAAGCCACGTCCGCCTCTCGCAGCTGGTCATCGAACGCTGCAAGCGTCTGGCCGAAATGGGTCACGACGTCTTCCTGCTGCTCGACTCGATCACGCGTCTGGCCCGTGCGTTCAACAAATGGGTCGGCGATAGCGGCGGTACGATGTCTGGCGGCGTGAACATCAAGGCGCTCGACATCCCCAAGAAGCTGTTCGCCACGGCTCGCGCCTTCGAAGAAGGTGGCTCGCTGACGATCGTCGGCACCGCCCTGATCGACACCGGCAGCCGCATGGACGAGCTGATCTTCCAAGAGTTCAAAGGGACCGGCAACATGGAGCTGGTGCTCGATCGCAAACTGGCCGACCGTCGCGTCTGGCCCGCGATCGACATCTCGCAATCCGGCACGCGTCGCGAAGAACTGCTGCTGGACGAAGGAACCCTGGGCGCCGTCGTCGCGCTCCGTCGCACGCTCACTTCGATGCACCACATCGAAGCGATGGAGCAGCTCACGCGTCAGCTCAGCAAGTACAAAAACAACTTGGAATTCGTCAGCCTGATCGCCGGAACTCGCAACGGCCACTAA